Proteins from one Nevskiales bacterium genomic window:
- a CDS encoding SH3 domain-containing protein produces MANHQSILGREIARMEAERSSWRQTLAQTNTVAKLAMGPVLGSDDWLAKEIKALQSPAMKFAQQYQDLISASSSAMQAIKAWQEAERVQLGQMQRMLDPLADIRKSFLVDNTTQKFIKELTAASSIHGRIKQLVDQTTGIGSIAKMLAQQADESREQHRRILDSVTGASSIQGYLKEFEAVNKQWMVPSEVLGIVASFKEIQEQLGRVALPTIDWGSAGALAMILGAEGIKEQLALLGIGPDGAMHLPDEIPEKGILSRKQSDTVALVSLLLSILFFIYQEGLNQQDKAKTEAFQAQTTTTLQVQAQQIQNLTILIGHALAQAARQPEERFVVRGRPATVRAEPEHGSPVEGKLLPNEVVRALERKGRWVEIEYYHWLHEEYRTGWVLKHYLERVPASYSKNDKNSGECASRL; encoded by the coding sequence ATGGCTAATCACCAATCGATTCTTGGGCGCGAAATCGCCAGGATGGAGGCGGAACGCTCCTCTTGGCGTCAGACATTGGCTCAAACGAACACTGTCGCCAAGCTGGCGATGGGGCCTGTACTGGGCTCAGACGACTGGCTTGCCAAAGAGATAAAGGCGCTGCAATCCCCGGCAATGAAGTTCGCGCAGCAGTATCAAGACCTTATTAGTGCCAGCTCGTCGGCGATGCAAGCCATCAAGGCTTGGCAGGAGGCTGAACGGGTTCAGCTTGGACAAATGCAACGGATGCTTGATCCTCTGGCCGACATCCGCAAGAGCTTTTTGGTAGACAACACGACTCAGAAATTCATCAAGGAGTTAACGGCAGCCAGTTCTATCCACGGCCGCATCAAGCAACTGGTAGATCAGACCACTGGGATCGGGTCAATAGCCAAGATGCTTGCACAGCAGGCCGACGAGTCGCGGGAACAGCACAGGCGAATACTCGATAGCGTGACCGGTGCCAGCAGCATCCAGGGTTATCTCAAGGAATTTGAGGCCGTCAACAAGCAGTGGATGGTGCCCAGCGAGGTGTTGGGCATAGTTGCTTCGTTCAAGGAAATTCAGGAACAGCTCGGCAGAGTTGCTTTGCCGACCATCGACTGGGGATCTGCTGGCGCTTTGGCGATGATCTTGGGGGCAGAAGGTATCAAGGAGCAGTTAGCACTGCTTGGCATCGGACCTGACGGGGCGATGCACCTGCCCGATGAAATTCCTGAAAAAGGCATTCTCAGCCGGAAGCAGTCCGATACCGTGGCTCTCGTGAGCCTGCTCCTATCAATCCTGTTCTTCATTTATCAGGAAGGTTTGAATCAGCAGGACAAGGCCAAGACCGAGGCATTTCAGGCGCAGACGACGACCACATTGCAGGTTCAAGCCCAACAGATACAAAACCTGACGATCCTCATTGGACACGCGCTGGCGCAAGCCGCTCGTCAACCCGAGGAACGTTTTGTTGTACGTGGGCGACCGGCAACGGTGAGAGCAGAACCTGAACACGGGTCACCCGTGGAAGGCAAACTCCTTCCCAACGAGGTCGTGCGTGCCCTTGAACGCAAGGGGCGCTGGGTCGAGATAGAGTATTACCACTGGCTGCACGAGGAGTACCGCACCGGCTGGGTGCTGAAGCATTACTTGGAGCGTGTCCCTGCAAGCTATTCGAAAAACGACAAAAATAGCGGCGAGTGTGCAAGCCGACTTTGA
- a CDS encoding type I restriction endonuclease subunit R: MAFLSEADVESALLEQLASLGYAVERDEAIGPDGPRPERERYGDAVLLARLTQAVARLNPALPEAVRQEAIRKLTQSELPSLLEENRRLHRLLTEGVDVEYHAEDGTLTAGKVALIDFDHPEQNDWLAVSQFVVIHGPHKRRPDVVMFVNGLPLAVIELKAPGSAGAHLLGAFNQLQTYKQQIPPLFHTNALLVISDGMAARVGSLSADFERFMPWRTTDGTAVAPKEAPELPTLIEGVFERRRLLALLRDFTVFGQTGAGLVKIIAGYHQFHAVKKAVAQTVRALPPVNVVQGDPARYGLPSVKDQRPGDRRVGVIWHTQGSGKSLLMAFYAGLLVKHPALENPTLVVITDRNDLDDQLFATFAMCRDLIRQTPVQAEGREHLKELLNRASGGVIFTTLQKFGEIDGPLTQRRNVVVIADEAHRSQYGFKAKVDAKTGEVSYGFAKYLRDALPNASFIGFTGMPIEADDVNTPAVFGNYIDVYDISRAVEDGATVPIYYESRLARIELDEDEKPKLDAEIEEILEDEEETARERAKQKWATVEALVGADKRLKRVAADIVQHFEDRVAALDGKAMVVCMSRCICVKLYDAIVQLRPHWHSDDDNAGVVKIVMTGSASDPPDWQRHIGNKARRDLLAKRARDPNDPLKLVIVRDMWLTGFDAPCMHTMYVDKPMRGHGLMQAIARVNRVFRDKPAGLIVDYIGIAQNLKNALAQYSPRDREQTGVDEAEAIALMLEKIEIVRAMFHGFDYASALHGTPQERLQMMAGAIEWILERQQQWAAQEQTQDGKRKAHRRYQDAVLVLSKAFALASASDEARAIREEVGFFQAIRAALVKSSTGSGVTQQERELAIQQIVSRAVVSTEIVDILAAAGIKSPDISILSDEFLAEVQQMEKKNLALEALRKLLGDGIRSRAKSNVVQTKAFSQRLEDAVARYHANAITTAEVLQELIALAKDIRAARQRGEESGLSDEEIAFYDALAENESAVQVMGDEKLRVIAHELLVSLRENVTVDWAHLQSARARMRVLVKRILRKYGYPPDLQDAAVQQVLQQAEALSSGWSVGASGRGGAHG; this comes from the coding sequence CTGACGCAGGCCGTCGCGCGGCTCAATCCCGCCCTGCCCGAGGCGGTGCGGCAGGAGGCCATCCGCAAGCTGACGCAGTCGGAACTCCCCTCATTGCTCGAAGAAAACCGCCGCCTGCACCGGCTGCTCACCGAAGGGGTGGATGTCGAGTACCACGCCGAGGACGGCACGCTGACGGCAGGCAAGGTCGCGCTGATCGACTTCGACCATCCCGAGCAGAACGACTGGTTGGCGGTGAGCCAGTTCGTGGTGATCCACGGCCCGCACAAGCGGCGGCCGGATGTGGTGATGTTCGTCAACGGCTTGCCGCTGGCGGTGATCGAGCTCAAAGCCCCGGGCAGCGCAGGGGCGCACCTCTTGGGTGCCTTCAATCAGTTGCAGACCTACAAGCAGCAGATTCCGCCGCTGTTCCACACCAACGCGCTGCTGGTCATCTCGGACGGCATGGCGGCGCGGGTGGGGTCGCTCTCGGCTGACTTCGAGCGTTTCATGCCCTGGCGCACCACCGACGGCACGGCGGTGGCTCCGAAGGAGGCGCCGGAGTTGCCGACGCTGATCGAAGGCGTGTTCGAGCGGCGGCGTTTGCTCGCGTTGCTGCGCGACTTCACCGTGTTTGGCCAGACCGGGGCGGGGCTCGTCAAGATCATCGCGGGCTATCACCAGTTTCACGCGGTGAAGAAGGCGGTGGCGCAGACGGTGCGCGCCCTGCCGCCGGTGAACGTCGTGCAGGGAGACCCGGCGCGTTACGGCCTGCCCTCGGTCAAGGATCAGCGTCCCGGCGACCGGCGGGTGGGCGTGATCTGGCACACCCAGGGCTCGGGCAAGAGCCTGCTCATGGCCTTTTACGCCGGGCTGCTGGTGAAACACCCGGCGCTGGAGAACCCGACGCTGGTGGTCATCACCGACCGCAACGACCTGGACGACCAGCTCTTTGCCACCTTTGCGATGTGCCGCGACCTGATCCGGCAAACCCCGGTGCAGGCCGAGGGGCGCGAGCACTTGAAGGAATTGCTTAATCGCGCCTCGGGCGGCGTGATCTTCACGACCCTACAGAAGTTCGGCGAAATCGACGGGCCGCTGACCCAGCGGCGCAACGTGGTGGTGATCGCCGATGAGGCACACCGCAGCCAATACGGCTTCAAGGCCAAGGTGGACGCCAAGACGGGCGAAGTCTCCTATGGCTTTGCCAAATACCTGCGCGATGCCCTGCCGAACGCCTCGTTCATTGGCTTTACCGGCATGCCCATCGAGGCGGACGACGTCAACACCCCGGCCGTGTTTGGCAATTACATCGATGTCTACGACATCAGCCGTGCCGTCGAGGATGGCGCGACCGTGCCGATCTACTACGAGTCGCGCCTGGCGCGCATCGAACTCGACGAGGACGAAAAGCCGAAGCTCGACGCCGAGATCGAGGAGATTCTGGAGGACGAGGAGGAGACGGCGCGCGAGCGCGCCAAGCAGAAGTGGGCCACTGTCGAGGCCCTGGTGGGCGCGGACAAGCGCCTGAAGCGGGTTGCGGCCGATATCGTCCAGCACTTCGAGGATCGCGTGGCGGCGCTCGATGGCAAGGCGATGGTGGTGTGCATGAGCCGCTGCATCTGCGTCAAGCTCTACGACGCCATCGTCCAACTGCGCCCGCACTGGCACAGTGACGACGACAACGCAGGCGTGGTCAAAATCGTGATGACCGGCTCGGCGAGCGATCCGCCCGACTGGCAGCGGCATATCGGCAACAAGGCGCGGCGGGATCTGCTCGCCAAGCGCGCCCGTGATCCGAACGACCCGCTCAAGCTCGTGATCGTGCGCGACATGTGGCTCACGGGCTTCGATGCGCCGTGCATGCACACGATGTACGTGGACAAGCCCATGCGTGGCCACGGCCTGATGCAGGCGATTGCGCGGGTCAACCGCGTGTTCCGCGACAAACCGGCCGGGCTGATCGTCGATTACATCGGCATCGCGCAGAACCTGAAAAACGCGCTGGCGCAGTATTCGCCGCGCGACCGCGAGCAGACCGGCGTGGACGAGGCTGAGGCCATCGCGCTGATGCTGGAAAAGATCGAAATCGTGCGCGCGATGTTCCACGGCTTCGACTATGCCAGCGCCTTGCACGGCACGCCGCAGGAGCGCCTGCAGATGATGGCCGGGGCCATCGAGTGGATCCTCGAGCGGCAGCAGCAGTGGGCCGCGCAAGAGCAGACGCAAGACGGCAAGCGCAAGGCCCACCGCCGCTACCAGGACGCTGTGCTGGTCCTCTCCAAGGCGTTCGCGCTGGCCTCCGCGTCCGATGAGGCGCGCGCCATCCGCGAGGAGGTTGGTTTCTTCCAGGCGATCCGAGCCGCGCTGGTCAAGAGCAGTACAGGCTCTGGAGTAACCCAGCAAGAGCGCGAATTGGCTATCCAGCAGATCGTTAGTCGTGCTGTGGTCTCGACCGAAATCGTGGACATCCTGGCCGCTGCGGGTATCAAGAGCCCGGACATTTCCATCCTCTCGGACGAATTCCTCGCCGAAGTGCAGCAGATGGAGAAAAAGAACCTCGCACTGGAAGCCTTGCGCAAGCTGCTGGGCGACGGTATCCGCTCGCGCGCGAAGTCCAATGTCGTGCAAACCAAAGCCTTCTCGCAGCGGCTGGAGGATGCGGTGGCGCGCTACCACGCCAACGCCATCACCACCGCCGAGGTACTGCAGGAGCTGATCGCGCTGGCCAAGGACATCCGTGCTGCCCGGCAGCGTGGCGAAGAGTCCGGCCTGTCCGACGAAGAAATCGCCTTCTACGACGCGTTGGCCGAAAACGAGAGCGCCGTACAGGTGATGGGGGATGAAAAGCTGCGCGTCATCGCCCACGAGCTGCTCGTCAGCCTGCGCGAGAATGTGACGGTCGATTGGGCGCACCTGCAATCCGCCCGCGCCCGCATGCGCGTGCTGGTCAAGCGCATCCTGCGCAAGTACGGCTACCCGCCCGATCTGCAGGACGCGGCGGTGCAGCAGGTGTTGCAGCAGGCCGAGGCGTTGTCGTCTGGGTGGTCGGTTGGGGCCTCCGGCCGAGGGGGAGCACATGGCTAA
- a CDS encoding IS3 family transposase (programmed frameshift), with product MARRKRRNHSPAFKAQVALAAMKGDRRLAELAQQYDIHPNQITDWKTQLLARAAQVFDGPKPEPGPDLKELHAKIGQLTLENGFFRKCAHQGGTAERKAMIDRTHDLPVTRQCEILALPRSTAYYRPAPESAENLALMRRIDELHLEFPFAGARMLRDLLRQEGVRAGRKRIARLMAKMGIEALYRKPNTSQKGPGHKIYPYLLRGLTIDRPNQVWAADITTIPMRRGFVYLVAVVDWFSRKVLSWRVSNTLTTDFCLDAVREAIHRYGRPAIFNTDQGSQFTSTDFTTLLKENGIRISMDGKGCWRDNVFVALYNTRRPHSRFDGIPPDQAYFGNLPQMRTAA from the exons ATGGCAAGAAGGAAACGGCGGAACCACTCGCCGGCATTCAAGGCGCAGGTGGCACTGGCGGCGATGAAAGGAGACCGGAGGCTGGCCGAGTTGGCCCAGCAGTACGACATTCACCCGAACCAGATCACGGACTGGAAGACGCAGCTCTTGGCACGAGCAGCCCAGGTCTTCGACGGGCCGAAGCCCGAGCCGGGGCCGGATCTCAAGGAGTTGCACGCCAAGATCGGGCAGCTGACGCTGGAAAACG GATTTTTTAGAAAGTGCGCTCATCAAGGCGGGACGGCTGAGCGCAAGGCGATGATTGACCGCACCCACGACCTGCCGGTGACCCGGCAATGCGAGATTCTGGCCCTGCCGCGCTCGACGGCCTACTACCGGCCCGCGCCGGAATCGGCCGAGAACCTGGCGCTGATGCGCCGGATCGACGAACTGCATCTGGAGTTTCCGTTTGCCGGCGCCCGCATGCTGCGCGACCTGCTGCGGCAGGAGGGCGTCCGGGCAGGCCGGAAAAGGATTGCCCGACTGATGGCCAAGATGGGCATCGAGGCGCTCTACCGGAAACCCAATACCAGCCAGAAAGGGCCGGGGCACAAGATCTACCCGTACCTGCTGCGGGGCCTCACTATCGACCGGCCGAACCAGGTCTGGGCGGCGGACATCACCACCATTCCGATGCGCCGGGGCTTCGTCTATCTGGTTGCCGTGGTCGATTGGTTCAGCCGCAAGGTACTGAGTTGGCGGGTGTCGAACACGCTGACCACGGATTTCTGTCTGGATGCGGTCAGGGAAGCGATCCACCGCTACGGCCGGCCTGCCATCTTCAACACCGACCAGGGCAGCCAATTTACCAGCACCGACTTCACGACGCTGCTCAAGGAAAACGGGATCAGGATCAGCATGGACGGCAAGGGCTGCTGGCGCGACAACGTCTTCGTCGCGCTGTATAACACCCGCCGGCCGCACAGCCGTTTCGACGGCATACCGCCGGATCAGGCCTACTTTGGCAACCTGCCGCAGATGAGAACGGCAGCATGA